In a genomic window of bacterium:
- a CDS encoding SDR family NAD(P)-dependent oxidoreductase: MRIADKRILVTGGTTGIGWALARALLEHGARVFLCGRDPARLDRALERLPGALGAVCDIGHAGGLPALLENAVCELGGLDLLVNNAGLQQSLDFTEGAETFSETYAEPEAFERLRREISVNFTGPAQLIYLALPHLLRGEEPAVVNTTSILARSPKANAPIYCATKAALHSLTCSLRYQLAPRGIRMIELVPPLVDTEMTRGRDEGKKLSPSQVARAAVAGLEADRDRILIGRARQAEWLGRLAPGLLARKMMRA, translated from the coding sequence ATGCGAATTGCCGACAAGAGAATTCTGGTCACGGGAGGAACGACGGGAATCGGATGGGCGCTCGCGCGGGCGTTGCTCGAGCACGGCGCCCGGGTCTTCCTCTGCGGTCGCGATCCGGCTCGGCTCGATCGTGCCTTGGAAAGACTACCCGGGGCCCTGGGGGCCGTTTGCGACATAGGCCATGCAGGCGGACTCCCTGCCCTGCTGGAAAACGCGGTCTGTGAACTCGGCGGCCTCGACCTGCTGGTGAACAACGCCGGCCTTCAACAGTCGCTCGATTTTACCGAAGGTGCGGAAACGTTCAGCGAGACCTATGCCGAACCCGAAGCCTTCGAGCGCTTGCGCCGCGAGATCTCGGTGAACTTCACCGGGCCCGCCCAGTTGATCTACCTGGCGCTCCCTCACTTGCTTCGCGGCGAAGAGCCTGCGGTTGTCAACACCACCTCCATCCTCGCGCGCAGCCCCAAGGCCAACGCTCCAATCTACTGCGCCACCAAGGCCGCCCTGCACAGCCTCACGTGCAGCCTGCGCTACCAGCTTGCGCCACGCGGTATACGCATGATCGAACTCGTTCCGCCGTTAGTCGACACGGAGATGACGAGGGGAAGAGACGAGGGAAAGAAACTCTCGCCGAGTCAGGTGGCCCGGGCTGCCGTCGCGGGCCTGGAGGCCGACCGGGACAGAATCCTCATAGGTCGCGCGCGTCAGGCCGAGTGGCTGGGACGCCTTGCGCCCGGATTGCTGGCCCGGAAGATGATGCGAGCTTGA